ACGACCGGGTGTGTCCTCCGCGTGCGCTCGGTTTCTAGTCTTTACGAGCTGTTTTTGCCGCTTCCACGTTATTGATCGATCTGAAAACCGAGCGTATGCTGAACTCAGTATCACGGATCGCTGAACGCACAATTTGCTTCGCGCACTGAGCAAGACTAGCTCCTGCGCTAGCTTTGTGCACCCGGAGAAAGCGACTGACATGAGAATAAAGACGATGCGATTGCGGGCAGAAACGAAAGGTATTTTTCGATTCTCTCGCGTTTCATCTTATGTGGAGTGAGATATGGCAATTGCAACTAATATACTGATCGCGGCTTTGATGGTGGGTTTAGCAAGCGATTTGCTTTTCCACGACAGCATTGTGCACTCGACGCCGAACGGACTGAGTGTGCTGCTGTGGTCGTCGGTGGTGAGCCTGGCAGTTTCATTCATTGCTGCGTTCAAGAAGCGCGACGTCGATCGAAAGTGTTTGTGGTGGCTCGTGCCGGTTAATCTGTCGGCTTTTGCCTATATGTGGCGTGATTCGGCAATTCTGCACGGCATCGATATGTATTTGATGTTTTTCAGTCTTGTAATGCTTTCCTTTTCATTGAAAGGAAATGTTGTGCAGGCGCATGGAATCTTCAGGTATGGCGTCGCTTCTCTCAACACAGTTATTGATGCTGTCATTGAAGCCATGAATCTGATCAAGATTGATTTGCCATGGCGTCAGCTTGTGCCGCCCGAACTGAGGAGCAAGGTTCCAGCTCTTGTTCGCGGTTTCGCTTTCGCTATTCCACTGTTGCTGCTGTTCTGCGGATTATTCATCAGTGCTGACGCCGCGTTCGCCAGTCTGTTGAATAAGGGGTTGCGCTTCAATTTTTCGGACCTGTCAGTACACACCGCGATTTTGCTTGGATTCACCTGGTGCACTGCCGGATATTTGCGCCCCATGTTCGCCGCTGACAGAGGTGCAGACTTGCTTGCCACCATGCAATATCATGACTCTAAGGGCGAAATGCAGATGGATGATAACGATAGTCTGAAGCTCAAGCCTGTGATCGGGCGCTTCGAGTTGAACGTTGTTCTTGCTTTGTTGAATCTGCTCTTTCTATCATTTGTGATGGTGCAGTTCCGCTATTTCTTCGGCGGTTCCAACGTCGTTGAAACGACTGCTGGTCTGTCATATGCTGAGTATGCTCGCAAAGGATTTTTCGAGCTGGCAACGGTATCGGCCCTGGTGCTGCCGATGCTGCTGGTTGGAGATTGGTTGCTGCCTCGTCACCGCGATAAGTTCGATAAGGTTTTTCCGGTGCAGGCTGGAATTCAGATCGCTCTTTTGTTTGTGATTATGCTTTCTGCATTCCAGCGCATGAATCTCTATCAGCAAGAGTATGGACTAACTGAGCTGCGGTTCTATGTATCGGCATTTATCGGATGTATGGCTGTGCTCTACGTTATCTTTTCGGCGACTGTGCTGACGGGACGAAGATCTATGTTTGCGTATGCCGCTTCGATTGCTGCTTTTGCGGTTGTGGGCATCATGCAACTCGCTAATCCAGATCGCATCATCGTTGCCGCCAACATCGACAACGCTGTAAAGGGAAAGCCGTTTGATGCGCAATATGCATTGTCTTTGAGCAATGACGCGACTGCATATCTTGCGCAAAACGTTCATAAACTGCCGTTCGCCGCCCAGAAGGAAATTGCCGCTTCGCTGGTCGCTCAAGAGCACGGAGCCTGGCATTACGACTTGCGCAGCTTCAACTTTGCCAAATTCGAAGCATTTAACGCAGTGCAAAAGAATCTTCCACTGTTGAACGCAATTAACACGGTCGGCGCGATCCCAGATCCAGCCACCCACTAGCTTTTCCGCGTCCTCCTCGGAAAGAGCTCGCCCTGCCGCCTTGCCAAGGGTGGTGGGGCAGCGCTCTTCCCGACCCCCAGCAATGTTAAAATGTAGCGTGCCGCAGAGCCGGTCTATACAAGAGATAGCGCGATCGCATATAGATGCATCGCAGGGATATTTAAACAAAATGATTCGAAAAACTACTTTGCCCAACGGAGTTCGTATCCTGACAGAAGTAGTTGATGAAGTTTATTCGGCGTCGATTGGCGTCTATGTCGATGTCGGTTCGGAAGATGAAACCGAGCAGAACAATGGCGTTTCGCATTGCCTGGAGCACATGCTCTTCAAAGGAACTTCGAAGCGAACTGCGCAGGAAATTTCGCAGGAAATCGAAGACGTTGGTGGCAGTCTTGGTGCTGCGACCGGCAAGGAAAATACTTGCTTCTACGGTCGGGTCATGGGCGATCAGTTGGATGTTGCGGTTGATTTGCTGCTCGACATGATAGTTGATGCCAATCTTGATAAAGAAGATTTTGAGTTGGAACGCCAGGTCATTCTCGAAGAAATCAAAATGTATGACGACGATCCGGAAGATTATGCTCACGAGACGCTGATTCTCAATATTTGGCCGAATCATCCACTCGGGCTGCCTATTACAGGAACAGTCGAGACGGTTTCGGGATTTGATGAGAAAGTGGTGCGCGAACATGTCGACCGTTTCTATCGACCTGAGCGGCTTGTTATTTCGATTGCGGGTAAATTCGACGAACAAAAAGTAATCGATCAGATCGCCACTGCGCTTTCCGATATGAAGCCAGGTAAGCGGCACGACAAAGTTGGTGCTCCGAAGATGAAGCGCTACCGAGCCGTAAAACATCGCGATATCGAGCAGGCGCACATCTCAATTGTCAGCGATGGACTCAGTATCACCGATCAGGATCGGTACGTTTTCGCCATTCTCGATTTGTGTTTGGGCGGCAATATGTCATCCCGTCTGTTCCAGGAGGTGCGTGAGAAGCGGGGATTGGTTTACACAATCAACAGTTTCCGCGAAAGTCATCGCGCCAACGGATTGTTCGGAGTCTACGCCGGTGCCAGTCCGAAACAAGTTGGCACAGTGCTGGACCTGATTTCCGAAGAATTCCAGCGCACGAAGAGCGAGGGTTTTACGGAGCAGGAAATCAATCGCGGCAAGATTCAATTGCGCAGTGAGCTTCTGCTGGGTCTGGAGTCGATGCGCAACCGCAGCGCCCGGAGTGCTTATGGCGAGCTTTTCTACGGAAGGCAATTGGAAGTCGATGAGATTGTTGCTGATATCGATCGTGTCACGGGGCAACAGGTGAAAGACCTTGCTAACAGGCTGATCAAGCCCGATTTGCTTTCGATGATTGTGGTTGGTCCGGGGTCTGAGCTGCAGCCCGATTACGAGTTGGCTTGTTAGGCGGCGCTTTAACAGAGTATCGAATGAACCGAGTATCGAATGAACAGATTGTCGAGTGAGGAGGAATTATGAGCGAAGTTGTCAAATTGAAAGTGAAGAGACTCCCTCACTGTAAGGCGCTCCCTTCATACGCCACACCGGGTTCGGCGGGTCTCGACCTTTCTGCTGCGATATCCGAGTCGGTCGAGTTGAAGCCGGGTGACCGCATGAAGATGCCAACCGGCATCCAGATTGAAATTCCCGAGCGCCATCAGGGTCAGGTCGTGCCGCGTTCCGGCTTGGCTGCCAGGGCTGGAATCTCGCTCACGAACAGCGTCGGCACGATTGATTCTGATTATCGTGGCGAAGTAATTGTTTTGCTTATCAATCACGGTGCCGAATCTTATACATTCGAACCGGGAGAGCGCATCGCGCAGCTCGTTGTTATGCCGATTCCGTACGTTGAGGTCGAAGAAGTTGACGAGCTTTCATCAAGTGAGATTCGCGGAGCCGGCGGATTCGGTTCAACGGGGCGGAACTCTTGTGTGGCTGAAACGCCCGCCAAGGTTTGACTACTATTGACCTCTTTTCAAGGTTGCAACGGAGTAAAAATGAGCGAATCGGGCACTTCTACCAAAACTGTAAAGGTAGTTATAGCCGGAATAAATGGCAGAATGGGGCGCACCGGAGCTCAGGCAGTCTTCTCAAACCCTGAGTTTGAGCTGGTCGGCGCGTTTGGCAGCGCATCGGCACCCTACGTAGGCGCCGACGTGCGCTCAATCTTGGGTATGGCAGACGCAGCCAACGCTGGTATACTTGTCAGCAACGATTTTTCGGAATCTGTAGCCCGGTGCAAGCCTGATGTTCTTCTGGACGTCACCCGCGCCGAGGTCGCCGTCGCGAATGCGAAGCGTGCCCTCGAGCAGGGAATTCGCCCAGTCATAGGTACATCCGGCATCTCCGCCGAAAGCTTGAAGGAGCTGTCTGACTTGTCGGCTAAATTGAAAATCGGTGCAATGCTGGTGCCCAACTTCTCAGTTGGTGCCGTTTTGATGATGGAATTTGCCCGGCAAGCTGCCTGCATTTTTCAGAATGTGGAAGTTGTGGAAATGCATCACACGAAGAAGGTAGATGCTCCATCAGGCACGGCCATGCACACTTTGCAGATGATGTCTGAGTCGGGAAGCAATTTCAATCCGCAAATCGTAAAAGAAAAAGAATTGATGCCTGGAGCCCGTGGCGCCAAGAACGACGCAAACATTCGTGTGCATTCGTTGCGACTGCCGGGTTTGATTTCGCATCAGGAAGTGCTTTTCGGCTCTGATGGTGAGCTTTTGAAGGTTACACACGACAGCTTCAATACGAGCTGTTTTACGAAAGGAATTTTGCTTGCTTTGAAAGCAGTATGCGATCTCGACCACTTAGTTGTTGGTCTGGACGGCATACTGATGAAAAGCGTGGTGCCGCTGGGTGCGAAGTGATGTCACTTTGACGGTACTGATACCCCATAGAAAAGTGCGGAATTGTTCCGCTTCGAATTGTCCAACAGAGAGGAACCAGGATAGATGAAAAACTCAGTGCGACCCATCAACGTAGCAATCGTTGGGGCAACCGGTAGAGTCGGTCAGGAGCTGTTGCGGGTCTTGGAAGAGCGAAACTTCCCGATCGGCGAACTAAAACTTTTGGCGAGCGCCCGCTCGAAAGACTTGACCATCGCATTCAAGGGTAAGTCGTATCCTGTTCAAGAGATGAGCCCGGAGGCATTCAAAGGCATCGACATCGTGCTCGCTTCC
Above is a genomic segment from Candidatus Melainabacteria bacterium containing:
- a CDS encoding DUF4173 domain-containing protein, yielding MAIATNILIAALMVGLASDLLFHDSIVHSTPNGLSVLLWSSVVSLAVSFIAAFKKRDVDRKCLWWLVPVNLSAFAYMWRDSAILHGIDMYLMFFSLVMLSFSLKGNVVQAHGIFRYGVASLNTVIDAVIEAMNLIKIDLPWRQLVPPELRSKVPALVRGFAFAIPLLLLFCGLFISADAAFASLLNKGLRFNFSDLSVHTAILLGFTWCTAGYLRPMFAADRGADLLATMQYHDSKGEMQMDDNDSLKLKPVIGRFELNVVLALLNLLFLSFVMVQFRYFFGGSNVVETTAGLSYAEYARKGFFELATVSALVLPMLLVGDWLLPRHRDKFDKVFPVQAGIQIALLFVIMLSAFQRMNLYQQEYGLTELRFYVSAFIGCMAVLYVIFSATVLTGRRSMFAYAASIAAFAVVGIMQLANPDRIIVAANIDNAVKGKPFDAQYALSLSNDATAYLAQNVHKLPFAAQKEIAASLVAQEHGAWHYDLRSFNFAKFEAFNAVQKNLPLLNAINTVGAIPDPATH
- a CDS encoding insulinase family protein, whose protein sequence is MLKCSVPQSRSIQEIARSHIDASQGYLNKMIRKTTLPNGVRILTEVVDEVYSASIGVYVDVGSEDETEQNNGVSHCLEHMLFKGTSKRTAQEISQEIEDVGGSLGAATGKENTCFYGRVMGDQLDVAVDLLLDMIVDANLDKEDFELERQVILEEIKMYDDDPEDYAHETLILNIWPNHPLGLPITGTVETVSGFDEKVVREHVDRFYRPERLVISIAGKFDEQKVIDQIATALSDMKPGKRHDKVGAPKMKRYRAVKHRDIEQAHISIVSDGLSITDQDRYVFAILDLCLGGNMSSRLFQEVREKRGLVYTINSFRESHRANGLFGVYAGASPKQVGTVLDLISEEFQRTKSEGFTEQEINRGKIQLRSELLLGLESMRNRSARSAYGELFYGRQLEVDEIVADIDRVTGQQVKDLANRLIKPDLLSMIVVGPGSELQPDYELAC
- a CDS encoding dUTP diphosphatase; its protein translation is MSEVVKLKVKRLPHCKALPSYATPGSAGLDLSAAISESVELKPGDRMKMPTGIQIEIPERHQGQVVPRSGLAARAGISLTNSVGTIDSDYRGEVIVLLINHGAESYTFEPGERIAQLVVMPIPYVEVEEVDELSSSEIRGAGGFGSTGRNSCVAETPAKV
- a CDS encoding 4-hydroxy-tetrahydrodipicolinate reductase is translated as MSESGTSTKTVKVVIAGINGRMGRTGAQAVFSNPEFELVGAFGSASAPYVGADVRSILGMADAANAGILVSNDFSESVARCKPDVLLDVTRAEVAVANAKRALEQGIRPVIGTSGISAESLKELSDLSAKLKIGAMLVPNFSVGAVLMMEFARQAACIFQNVEVVEMHHTKKVDAPSGTAMHTLQMMSESGSNFNPQIVKEKELMPGARGAKNDANIRVHSLRLPGLISHQEVLFGSDGELLKVTHDSFNTSCFTKGILLALKAVCDLDHLVVGLDGILMKSVVPLGAK